The following coding sequences are from one Haloarcula taiwanensis window:
- a CDS encoding CopG family transcriptional regulator has product MPTDRVTVSLDEETKETLESLADRTGESQSQLIRESIAFYAANFDSAHASDSDHLQTYYEMLSTGEHVLLDIDLLHALLSQFTDPDERDEEILDMVDQVAQYHAQEYAERFDSLEDVLEWLSLCGFLTVRRDEKGSFHVVFPSESVRWLIIRFIRGSITALPFEIEIEESVSKVLLRERKP; this is encoded by the coding sequence ATGCCAACCGACCGGGTCACAGTCTCTCTCGACGAGGAGACCAAAGAGACGTTAGAAAGTCTCGCCGACCGAACTGGGGAGAGCCAGAGCCAACTGATCCGCGAGTCGATCGCGTTCTACGCGGCAAACTTCGACTCAGCCCATGCGAGTGACAGCGACCACCTTCAGACGTACTACGAGATGCTTTCGACGGGCGAGCACGTCCTGCTGGACATCGACTTGCTGCACGCACTCCTGAGTCAGTTTACCGACCCGGACGAACGTGATGAGGAGATTCTGGACATGGTCGATCAGGTGGCGCAGTACCACGCACAGGAGTACGCCGAGCGGTTCGATTCGCTCGAAGACGTTCTGGAATGGCTCTCACTGTGTGGGTTCCTGACCGTTCGCCGCGACGAAAAGGGAAGTTTCCACGTGGTGTTCCCATCTGAGTCGGTGCGGTGGTTGATAATCCGGTTCATCCGTGGTAGCATTACTGCCCTCCCGTTCGAAATTGAAATCGAAGAGAGTGTTTCCAAAGTACTGTTAAGAGAACGGAAGCCGTGA
- a CDS encoding manganese transporter: protein MSITKRLKAVGPGAMVAAAFIGPGTVTTASVTGAEFGYALLWTMVFSIAATIVLQEMSARLGLVSGEGLGEALRERFDNQIVEYVSIFLVVGAIGVGTAAYEAGNILGGAAGLATITGIDSTVWGVVMGLVAGLLLYTGRYKLIERALIGLVAVMAFSFVASAILIGPDPGAIAMGFVPGIPSGSLYLITGLIGTTIVGYNLFLHASNVQERWSGPDDIGHSRIDTVLSIVAGGVITITIMVTAAAAFEPGTQISDIGQMAEQLRPIAGPYAELFFSIGIFAAGFTSATTAPLAGAWATTGALGWDSDMQSTQFRAVWGTILSVGVLSVLLGGSPVQIIVFAQVVNGILLPIVAVFLIYAMNQRDLLGEYTNGSIANALGAIVTLIVVWLGVRTLLSVAGVL from the coding sequence ATGAGCATTACAAAACGACTCAAAGCCGTCGGCCCGGGAGCGATGGTCGCCGCCGCGTTCATCGGCCCAGGCACGGTCACGACTGCGAGCGTCACCGGGGCAGAGTTTGGCTACGCGCTCCTGTGGACAATGGTCTTCTCAATCGCTGCAACGATTGTTCTCCAGGAAATGAGCGCGCGGCTGGGCCTTGTCTCGGGGGAGGGGCTCGGCGAAGCACTTCGAGAGCGGTTCGACAATCAAATCGTCGAGTACGTGAGTATATTCCTCGTTGTCGGCGCCATCGGCGTCGGAACCGCCGCCTACGAGGCCGGGAATATCCTCGGCGGTGCCGCAGGGCTCGCGACGATCACAGGTATCGACTCGACAGTGTGGGGAGTCGTGATGGGACTCGTGGCCGGACTCCTGCTCTACACTGGGCGCTACAAACTGATCGAGCGAGCGCTCATCGGGCTGGTCGCCGTGATGGCGTTCTCGTTCGTAGCATCGGCCATCCTTATTGGTCCTGACCCGGGTGCGATTGCGATGGGGTTCGTCCCCGGTATCCCCTCGGGGTCGCTGTATCTCATCACCGGCCTCATCGGAACAACCATCGTCGGGTACAACCTGTTCCTGCACGCGAGTAACGTCCAGGAGCGGTGGAGCGGTCCCGACGATATCGGTCACTCGCGCATCGACACAGTGCTGTCAATCGTTGCGGGCGGCGTGATCACGATTACGATCATGGTGACCGCGGCCGCAGCATTCGAGCCCGGCACCCAGATCAGCGATATCGGTCAGATGGCCGAACAACTGCGACCCATCGCGGGACCGTACGCCGAACTGTTCTTCAGCATCGGCATCTTCGCCGCCGGATTCACGAGCGCGACGACAGCGCCGCTTGCGGGTGCGTGGGCGACCACAGGTGCACTCGGCTGGGATTCAGACATGCAGAGCACACAGTTCCGCGCCGTCTGGGGGACCATCCTCAGTGTTGGGGTGCTTTCGGTGTTGCTGGGTGGCAGTCCCGTCCAGATTATCGTGTTCGCACAGGTTGTTAACGGGATTTTATTGCCCATTGTCGCGGTGTTCTTGATATACGCGATGAACCAGCGGGACCTCCTCGGCGAGTACACGAACGGGTCGATAGCGAACGCCCTCGGCGCGATTGTGACGCTCATCGTCGTGTGGCTCGGGGTTCGGACGCTGCTCAGCGTCGCGGGGGTGCTGTAG